From Scatophagus argus isolate fScaArg1 chromosome 10, fScaArg1.pri, whole genome shotgun sequence, a single genomic window includes:
- the golga4 gene encoding golgin subfamily A member 4 isoform X3: protein MRRKPRHLLEIRGEQGSLAPRTGCQFKKLNTSPPDRGHLLASCLLHWRDKMFKKLKQRINEEQSPQRNAQSPQQAQMGSGERRSSQTLAFQQDGTPSPSDREKEETQSFAQKLQLKVPSMESLIRGGASRAENLFRSPSKENLVRSPSRDSLTPLGENESPGAPSYDPPSDIESEAEELPGSAESLSKEQLLHRLLRVERSLGKYRGKYSELVTAYRTVQRDKEKTQAILSQSQDKALRRIGELREELQMDQQAKKHLQDEFDAALEEKDQMITVLQTQVALLKKRVKGQVSDGSLPPEVDVPKPEDASDSSPQSPLKEEGIEPEVSEGEGNSDPTKLMEALQKRVKRQENLLQKCKEVMRTHKERSAQLATENETLQEQLQERLQELEKIKELHTAEKTKLITQLRDAKNLIEQLEQDKGMVIAETKRQMHETLEMKEDEIAQLRSRLQQATAQKEELQDQKEKAEKSAFEELERALGVAQRAEEARKQLQVQLEEQVKEVERASEEERKSLQQELTRVKQEVVTIMKKSSEETVANLEKLHSEALAAKEEEISARINKAVEQCKEEFAQLVKEREQQASLALEDVELQKTAVRTDADNRVKEIQLELEAARTRIMELESSLGKISQDELSLSQLSSQLDELKDKHKDQISALEEKHQEELEKHKGTLTQQHNAALEDLKEKHRVELETLLKDKELQFQAHVEDMNQKTLEKLAAKQTELEAVSTELSEALKNQKLVEEKLVAAEDAQQLAQQEHEKSFQDQEAKHNVELANIKQEHEQSLGDKEKTLQEELKALKIVLEEKQKENEEHTVRHKTLQEESQELNVKVKKFEELQQSLSQSQMENEGLKESAAHLSKISEELDLCKKDLTDLKHQLEVAKSDCQQKEKSLQELEDQLHQSRRELSEQEKSFTAELNTKQEEQTRLKRQLDDEKAAHEKKMKTTIAEMDTKLKTQETKMEKFKQKAKDMHESFKKKLQQNEENMKNELAKKEKELQQKEQQVQEKIVEMAQKSSQGLSSALSELQANHKEELEKLLGAHKQEIEVLERRWQERLGQQEEELTERHSHILQEKAQELEDISLQLSKGKEENEQVLCEMKSLKEDLVIRETTVQKLQEELNEAAVKLESLSQAEALLKEQMESVERNLNQAMNERNSLQDQLNATNEENRDKLKILSDKLEETETQLKALEGSRSKESEEFQNKFEENVIHLQAVISTKEEKICTLEETLRQQTEENKNLCISLEQMTAQVNAQTEHVKALTHDNENHSQSLSEKVHKIEELTEANKIISESMKANDSHISNLEGMITDLKNQLASSIKEKEEAINQLKTQYAEERQQVAETIERLEQERKSALEQADVLRTSMSEYENKAKTQLTQNDNTITSLQTRLEELEREISEKSEALQRLTASIDNQAISKSEMDQVLNEKEQKLSGLTSELESCINQLGELQEQLALKTRECEQLAADLKQQHSIRENEKRELVEQLQQTQMQCAQNSNLEQEMVEKLRFLEEENQKCKDKLESQREEFEKMKDEIIKSKEESLKATEEKLSADSARKVSELKKKAEQKIGQIKKQLTLQLEEKEQMISALQTSLDEMKSKETSSEQHAETLEEKTKALEDSLDKLKEEQVKQLEQVLSNERLEKEKSLEELKNAYEEKLSSLQRDVAHQEELKETESALREIEAKLKEAEEQNGNLVKEINRLKEEIREKDAQIDQHQAMQVQYSSRPGAEVMVERSSMQQTESTMENHSPLDEVDSDSVESLKNSMSQVKNEKEKIQKDFTRLQKDIRILRKEHEQDLEHMKKELLEENEKKLKLDMEDLEMKHNSAIKQLMREFNTQMALKEKELDTAVKETIVKAQDVEADLISSHREEVSQLRKLVAQKEDDLHRTVQKYEQIIQSREEEMGDRVWQVQKELEELQGRSCGANEMSTEELQAQLAEKTTLLSEARLKEQGFVERIHSLEDKIKCFHRSTVVTHLGSTFKDPGFNSSDALSEATEMEYLRKVLFEYMMGRETKTMAKVITSMLKFPPDQAQKVLEKEDSKTIPWLR from the exons ATGCGCAGAAAGCCCCGTCACCTGCTGGAAATCAGAGGCGAACAAGGAAGTCTAGCACCGAGAACTGGATGTCAGtttaaaaaactaaatacaTCTCCGCCGGATAGAGGTCATCTACTCGCCAGTTGTTTGCTACATTGGCGTGACAAGATGTTCAAAAAACTTAAGCAGAGAATAAACGAGGAGCAGTCACCGCAGAGGAATGCGCAGTCACCACAGCAGGCCCAG ATGGGCAGTGGAGAACGGCGCAGCAGCCAGACCCTCGCGTTTCAGCAGGACGGCACACCCTCTCCCAGTGACAGAGAG aaagaggagacGCAGTCATTTGCCCAGAAACTGCAGTTGAAAGTTCCTTCAATGGAGTCGTTGATTCGTGGCGGTGCCAGTCGGGCAGAAAACCTGTTCCGCTCTCCCTCTAAAGAAAACCTGGTCCGAAGTCCATCGCGTGACTCACTGACACCTTTGGGAGAAAATGAGTCTCCAGGCGCCCCCTCATATGATCCCCCCTCAGATATTGAGAGTGAAGCTGAGGAGCTACCAGGGAGTGCAGAGTCCCTTTCCAAAGAGCAGCTGTTGCACCGACTGCTGAGAGTAGAGAGGAGTCTGGGGAAGTACAGGGGGAAGTACTCCGAG CTGGTTACTGCATACCGAACAGTTCAGCGAGATAAAGAAAAAACGCAG GCCATCTTGAGTCAAAGTCAAGATAAAGCTCTTCGCAGGATTGGGGAGCTGCGGGAG GAGCTTCAAATGGACCAGCAGGCCAAGAAACACCTACAGGACGAGTTTGATGCTGCACTGGAGGAGAAAGATCAGATGATCACTGTACTCCAAACACAG GTTGCTCTGTTGAAGAAACGAGTCAAAGGTCAAGTGTCTGACGGTTCTTTGCCACCAGAAGTTGATGTCCCTAAACCTGAAGATGCTTCAGACTCTTCTCCACAGAGTCCTTTGAAAGAGGAAGGAATAGAGCCTGAAGTCAGTGAGG GAGAGGGCAACAGTGATCCAACCAAACTGATGGAGGCTCTGCAGAAGAGAGTGAAGAGGCAGGAAAACCTGCTGCAGAAGTGCAAAGAAGTGATGCGTACGCACAAGGAGCGAAGCGCCCAGCTGGCCACTGAGAATGAAACTctgcaggagcagctgcaggagagactgcaggagctggagaagaTAAAG gaactacacacagcagaaaagacTAAGCTGATCACTCAGCTGCGTGATGCCAAGAACCTCATTGAACAGCTGGAGCAAGACAAG GGAATGGTCATTGCTGAGACAAAGCGCCAGATGCATGAAACACTTGAAATGAAAGAAGATGAGATTGCACAGCTGCGCTCCAGGCTTCAGCAGGCTACTGCCCAAAAAGAAGAATTACAGGACCAGAAAGAAAAGGCTGAGAAATCAG cATTTGAGGAACTTGAACGGGCACTGGGTGTAgctcagagagcagaggaggccCGAAAACAGCTGCAGGTTCAGCTGGAGGAGCAAGTGAAAGAAGTTGAAAGGGCCagtgaagaagagaggaagagtctGCAGCAGGAATTGACGCGAGTAAAACAGGAGGTTGTCACCATCATGAAG AAATCATCAGAGGAAACGGTGGCCAATCTGGAAAAACTCCACAGTGAAGCTTTGGCTGCTAAAGAGGAAGAGATAAGCGCCAGAATCAACAAAGCTGTG gAGCAATGCAAAGAGGAGTTTGCTCAGTTAGTCAAAGAGCGAGAACAGCAAGCTTCTCTGGCACTGGAGGATGTAGAGTTACAGAAGACAGCTGTTAGGACAGATGCTGATAACAGGGTTAAAGAGATACAGTTGGAGCTGGAGGCTGCAAGAACT AGAATAATGGAGCTGGAGAGCTCTCTGGGGAAGATCTCGCAAGATGAATTAAGTTTGTCCCAACTTTCCAGTCAGTTGGATGAGCTGAAGGATAAACATAAAGATCAAATCTCTGCATTAGAGGAAAAGcaccaggaggagctggaaaagCACAAGGGCACCCTAACCCAGCAGCATAATGCTGCTCTTGAGGATCTCAAGGAAAAACACCGAGTTGAGCTGGAGACCCTTCTGAAAGATAAAGAACTGCAGTTCCAAGCACATGTTGAAGACATGAACCAGAAAACTTTAGAGAAGCTGGCTGCAAAGCAAACAGAACTAGAGGCAGTTTCCACTGAACTTTCTGAGGCTCTAAAGAATCAAAAGCTTGTGGAGGAGAAGTTGGTGGCCGCTGAAGATGCGCAACAGTTAGCTCAGCAGGAACATGAGAAGAGCTTTCAAGATCAGGAGGCAAAGCACAATGTAGAACTTGCAAATATTAAACAGGAGCATGAGCAGTCTCTtggagataaagagaaaactCTGCAAGAGGAACTTAAAGCGTTGAAGATTGTTctggaagaaaagcaaaaggaaaacgAAGAACACACAGTTAGACATAAAACATTACAAGAGGAATCACAAGAATTAAATGTCAAGGTTAAGAAATTTGAGGAGCTTCAACAGAGTTTATCACAATCCCAGATGGAAAATGAGGGCCTTAAGGAATCTGCTGCACACTTAAGTAAGATCTCAGAGGAGCTTGATCTTTGTAAGAAGGATTTGACAGATTTAAAGCATCAGCTGGAAGTAGCAAAGAGTGACTGTCAGCAGAAAGAGAAGTCACTTCAAGAATTAGAGGACCAATTACATCAGAGCAGAAGAGAGCTGTCCGAACAAGAGAAGTCATTTACTGCAGAGCTGAACACTAAGCAGGAAGAACAAACACGCCTCAAGAGACAGCTGGATGACGAAAAAGCGGCCCatgagaagaagatgaaaaccACTATAGCTGAGATGGACACTAAGctgaaaacacaggaaacaaaaatggaaaagttTAAACAGAAGGCCAAAGACATGCATGAGAGCTTTAAGAAAAAGCTTCAGCAgaatgaagaaaacatgaaaaatgaacttgcaaagaaggagaaagagctCCAGCAGAAAGAACAGCAAGTTCAGGAGAAAATCGTAGAGATGGCCCAGAAAAGTTCCCAAGGCCTCAGCAGTGCACTGTCGGAGCTACAAGCCAATCACAAAGAAGAACTGGAGAAATTACTTGGTGCCCACAAGCAGGAGATTGAGGTGCTGGAGCGTCGTTGGCAGGAGAGGTTAGGACAACAGGAGGAAGAATTAACAGAGAGACACTCGCACATACTACAGGAGAAGGctcaggagctggaggacatTTCTCTGCAACTTAGCAAAGGCAAAGAGGAGAATGAGCAAGTGTTGTGTGAGATGAAGAGTTTGAAGGAAGACCTGGTGATTCGAGAAACCACGGTGCAGAAGCTGCAAGAAGAGCTTAATGAAGCGGCAGTTAAGCTTGAAAGTTTGTCCCAGGCGGAGGCGTTGCTCAAAGAGCAAATGGAGTCAGTGGAGAGGAACCTTAACCAGGCTATGAATGAGAGGAACTCCCTCCAGGACCAGCTTAATGCGACAAATGAAGAGAACAGAGACAAGTTAAAGATCTTGTCGGATAAGTTGGAGGAAACAGAGACGCAGCTCAAAGCACTAGAAGGGTCCAGATCTAAGGAGAGTGAGGAGTTTCAGAATAAATTTGAGGAAAATGTCATTCACCTACAAGCCGTTATCAGtactaaagaagaaaaaatttgCACTTTAGAGGAGACTCTCCGTCAGCAGACGGAAGAGAATAAGAATCTATGCATTTCATTAGAACAGATGACTGCTCAGGTAAATGCTCAAACAGAGCATGTCAAAGCCTTAACACATGACAACGAGAATCATTCTCAGTCTCTCAGTGAGAAAGTTCATAAAATTGAAGAGCTGACTGAAGCAAACAAAATCATATCAGAGAgtatgaaagcaaatgattcgCATATCAGTAACTTGGAAGGCATGATCACTGACTTGAAAAATCAGCTCGCAAGTAGCataaaagagaaggaggaagccATAAATCAGCTGAAAACGCAGTATGCAGAGGAGAGACAACAGGTTGCAGAGACGATTGAGAGAttagagcaggagagaaaatcTGCCTTAGAGCAGGCGGATGTACTCAGGACCAGTATGTCTGAGTATGAGAACAAAGCAAAGACCCAGCTGACCCAGAATGACAACACTATCACATCTTTACAGACCAGGCTTGAAGAGCTTGAGCGAGAAATCTCTGAAAAGAGTGAAGCACTACAAAGACTGACTGCAAGTATTGACAATCAGGCCATCAGTAAGTCCGAGATGGACCAAGTGTTGAATGAGAAAGAGCAGAAGCTCAGCGGACTTACCTCAGAGCTGGAGAGTTGCATCAATCAACTTGGTGAGCTTCAGGAGCAGTTAGCCTTAAAGACAAGAGAGTGTGAACAGCTCGCAGCTGACCTCAAGCAGCAACACAGCATCAGGgagaatgaaaagagagagttagtagagcagctgcagcagacccAGATGCAGTGTGCTCAAAACAGTAATTTGGAGCAGGAGATGGTAGAAAAACTCCGCTTCCTTGAGGAAGAGAATCAAAAGTGTAAAGACAAGCTTGAGAGTCAAAGGGAGGagtttgaaaagatgaaagatgagaTTATTAAGAGCAAAGAGGAGAGTCTGAAGGCAACTGAAGAGAAGTTGTCTGCTGATAGTGCTCGAAAAGTatcagagctgaagaagaaagctGAGCAGAAAATCGGTCAGATTAAGAAACAGCTAACCTTGCAGCTTGAGGAAAAAGAGCAGATGATCAGTGCTCTTCAGACCAGCCTGGATGAGATGAAGAGTAAAGAAACGTCCAGCGAACAGCATGCAGAAACgttagaggaaaaaacaaaagcacttgaGGACTCTCTCGACAagctgaaggaggagcaggtgaaGCAACTTGAACAGGTTCTGAGTAATGAGAGGCTTGAGAAAGAAAAGTCTTTGGAGGAGCTGAAAAACGCATACGAAGAGAAGCTGTCCTCACTTCAGAGGGATGTAGCACACCAAGAGGAGCTCAAAGAAACTGAATCAGCGCTACGCGAAATTGAAGCAAAGCTGAAAGAAGCAGAAGAGCAGAATGGAAACCTtgtcaaagaaataaatagattaaaagaagaaatacgTGAGAAAGACGCTCAGATCGATCAACATCAGGCGATGCAGGTCCAGTATTCATCACGGCCTGGGGCTGAGGTGATGGTGGAACGTAGCAGCATGCAGCAAACTGAGAGCACGATGGAAAACCACTCTCCACTGGACGAAGTGGACAGTGATTCTGTAGAGTCTCTCAAGAACAGTATGAGTCAGGtgaagaatgagaaagagaaaattcagAAGGACTTTACCAGGCTACAGAAAGACATACGAATATTGAGGAAGGAGCATGAGCAGGACCTAGAACATATGAAGAAAGAGTTGttggaggaaaatgagaaaaagctAAA ACTGGATATGGAAGATCTGGAAATGAAGCACAATTCTGCTATCAAGCAGTTAATGAGGGAATTCAACACACAAATGGCGCTGAAAGAGAAGGAGCTCGACACAGCAGTGAAGGAGACCATCG TGAAGGCCCAGGATGTGGAAGCAGATCTCATCAGTAGTCACCGTGAAGAAGTCAGTCAGCTGAGGAAGCTGGTTGCCCAGAAGGAGGACGATTTGCACAGAACTGTTCAGAAATATGAACAGATTATACAG AGTcgagaggaggagatgggagACAGAGTGTGGCAGGTCCAAAAGGAACTGGAGGAGTTGCAAGGAAGGAGCTGTGGCGCTAATGAG ATGAGCACAGAAGAACTGCAG GCTCAGCTGGCGGAGAAGACGACTTTGCTGAGCGAGGCTCGGCTGAAGGAGCAGGGCTTTGTTGAGAGG ATTCACTCGCTTGAGGATAAGATTAAATGTTTCCACCGAAGCACTGTTGTAACTCATCTCGGGAGCACATTCAAAG